In Calditrichota bacterium, a genomic segment contains:
- a CDS encoding T9SS type A sorting domain-containing protein — protein sequence MYRFLIFCFIVLISASELFSYQNIKIAAIRVEFLIDDNDLTTGDGTFLVDSVTTDPFAIDPAPHNRTYFKDQIIAAGNYFNSVSNGNVQISGDVFPKSMNGAYSLAREMSYYNPNTTQSEIDKGIGNLFVDAITVADEDPDFNYSDYDLVVIFHAGVGRDIDLGFDETPQDIPSLFVTADFMKEKWDDSFSGISVDGGNTVIRQGIILPETENQQDVQVALTGLFVSNIGSYLGLLDLFSPGEQRSGIGRFGLMDVGLFNISGLIPAIPSPFSRKKLGWESPHYLTSNQNSIQIAQYGSAASNTVPSLIEIAVNQDESFLLEYRHNQNSNIDSLQFEISKDRDEFAGHMEVLKTFFEDEIEISDSSGVLLSVKNYDIGLPGKGILIWHIDQSVIRNNESNSINDDPEWRAVDLEEADGSQDIGESYSLLDAGYQSELGTLFDYWFKGNDAPLYKNIFSAESRPNSLSNLNRANTGITISNFSSNKSEIMTFDFKKDFHVPGFPKSLKSSGKPFTISAKPELNSGIPAIEQADWVFTINESGAINAFGKNGEGLLFQNKNILAKVDANSTGIQSIALADTNGNGNPELLIAMSGGTLSGFDITVADDSLAKEIFSTTENITAAVNSPIVVDRNQIFYVDGININRFSVKGLPNGFIGTSLNMNDVLIKDLTAIRSTFDFDFIGAVNSNEIVYAVNSENTENETTEYFVTDSTGVLKHSFTSDKLLGQFSIAVLESTPAIVFNSQKELHVKNLNGSAVINFPIRPNLLEDEYFVGTPAIVDASGEDDIVIIVTTNKGQLFAYDQKGNSVEGFPLSFGGSFSESAIVVQLNDDTALELVAVSNSGIASAIEIPGTNTSSEIIWGSSNFNSANNADLDTSYTTIPISDNLLPKSRFFNYPNPNEGDETTIRYFLNEAAEVNILIFDAAGYKIDEFSGPGLAFTANEVKWQVGNVASGVYICQLEAVSETRTERKMIKILVVH from the coding sequence ATGTACAGATTTCTAATCTTTTGTTTTATAGTACTTATTTCTGCATCAGAATTATTCTCATATCAAAATATTAAGATCGCTGCAATCCGTGTTGAATTTCTTATTGATGATAATGATCTGACAACCGGTGATGGTACTTTTTTAGTTGATTCAGTGACGACTGATCCCTTTGCAATTGATCCTGCACCGCATAATAGAACATATTTCAAAGATCAGATAATTGCAGCAGGTAATTATTTCAACTCAGTTTCAAACGGTAATGTGCAAATTAGCGGTGATGTATTCCCTAAAAGCATGAATGGAGCTTATAGCTTAGCGCGTGAGATGAGCTATTATAATCCCAATACAACTCAATCAGAAATTGATAAGGGCATTGGTAATTTATTTGTAGATGCAATTACAGTTGCGGATGAAGACCCTGATTTTAATTATTCTGATTATGATCTGGTTGTAATTTTTCATGCCGGAGTAGGACGTGATATTGATCTGGGTTTTGATGAAACTCCGCAGGATATTCCGTCTTTATTTGTAACCGCTGATTTTATGAAAGAAAAATGGGATGATTCTTTTTCCGGTATTTCTGTTGATGGTGGTAATACTGTGATCCGGCAAGGAATAATTCTTCCCGAAACTGAAAACCAGCAGGATGTACAAGTAGCGCTAACAGGATTATTTGTTTCGAATATTGGCAGTTATTTGGGGTTATTGGATTTGTTTAGCCCGGGCGAGCAAAGATCTGGTATTGGACGTTTTGGTTTAATGGATGTTGGACTTTTCAATATTAGCGGCCTTATTCCTGCAATACCATCGCCGTTTAGCCGCAAAAAGCTTGGTTGGGAAAGTCCACATTATTTAACATCAAATCAGAATAGTATACAGATTGCGCAATATGGTTCTGCTGCGTCAAACACAGTTCCTTCATTGATTGAAATTGCTGTAAATCAGGATGAATCATTTTTGCTTGAATATCGCCATAATCAAAATTCAAATATAGATAGCCTGCAATTTGAGATTAGTAAAGACCGAGATGAATTTGCCGGGCATATGGAAGTGTTAAAAACTTTTTTTGAAGATGAGATTGAAATATCGGACTCAAGCGGAGTTCTTTTATCTGTAAAAAATTATGATATCGGACTGCCAGGAAAAGGCATTTTAATTTGGCATATAGACCAATCTGTAATTCGGAATAATGAAAGTAATTCTATAAATGATGATCCTGAATGGAGGGCTGTTGATTTGGAAGAGGCAGATGGCAGCCAGGATATAGGCGAGTCTTATTCCTTATTAGATGCAGGATATCAATCAGAGTTGGGGACATTATTTGACTATTGGTTCAAAGGGAATGATGCACCACTTTATAAAAATATCTTTTCGGCTGAGAGCAGGCCAAATTCATTATCCAATTTAAACCGGGCAAATACAGGAATTACCATTTCGAATTTCAGTTCAAACAAATCTGAGATAATGACATTTGATTTTAAGAAGGATTTTCATGTTCCTGGATTCCCAAAAAGTTTAAAAAGCAGTGGCAAGCCTTTCACGATTAGTGCCAAACCTGAACTAAACTCAGGTATTCCGGCAATAGAACAAGCTGACTGGGTTTTTACAATAAACGAATCGGGCGCAATAAATGCTTTTGGTAAAAACGGCGAAGGATTATTATTTCAAAACAAAAATATTTTAGCAAAAGTAGATGCAAATAGCACGGGAATACAGTCCATAGCTTTGGCTGATACTAATGGAAATGGCAACCCTGAGCTGTTGATCGCAATGTCCGGAGGAACACTTTCCGGCTTTGATATAACAGTTGCAGATGATTCACTGGCCAAAGAAATTTTTTCTACAACTGAAAATATTACAGCTGCAGTAAACTCACCAATCGTGGTAGACAGAAATCAAATTTTTTATGTTGACGGGATAAATATAAATCGCTTTTCAGTTAAAGGGCTGCCCAATGGTTTTATTGGTACATCTTTAAATATGAATGATGTATTGATAAAGGATTTAACTGCCATTCGCAGCACATTCGATTTCGATTTTATTGGTGCAGTTAATTCCAATGAAATCGTTTATGCAGTTAATTCTGAAAATACAGAAAATGAAACAACAGAGTATTTTGTTACGGACTCAACTGGTGTTCTAAAACATTCTTTTACATCGGATAAACTTCTTGGGCAATTTTCAATTGCTGTTTTGGAAAGTACTCCGGCAATCGTTTTTAATTCGCAAAAAGAACTACATGTAAAAAATCTTAATGGTTCGGCGGTTATAAATTTCCCAATTAGGCCAAACCTTCTGGAAGATGAATATTTTGTTGGAACGCCCGCAATAGTTGATGCATCCGGAGAAGATGACATTGTTATTATTGTTACTACAAACAAGGGACAGTTGTTTGCATACGATCAAAAGGGCAATTCTGTTGAAGGTTTTCCATTGTCCTTTGGTGGTTCTTTTTCAGAATCGGCAATAGTTGTTCAGCTTAACGATGATACAGCCTTAGAACTTGTTGCAGTTTCAAACTCTGGGATTGCAAGCGCAATTGAAATTCCTGGAACAAATACATCCAGTGAGATTATTTGGGGTTCATCGAATTTTAATAGCGCAAATAATGCAGATCTAGATACCTCGTATACAACTATTCCAATTAGTGACAACCTACTTCCAAAATCACGCTTTTTTAATTATCCAAATCCGAATGAAGGTGATGAGACAACTATTCGCTACTTTTTAAATGAAGCTGCTGAAGTAAACATTTTAATCTTTGATGCGGCCGGATATAAAATTGATGAGTTTAGCGGACCTGGATTAGCTTTTACTGCAAACGAGGTGAAATGGCAGGTTGGCAATGTGGCCTCCGGAGTTTATATCTGCCAATTGGAAGCTGTTTCGGAAACCCGGACAGAACGAAAAATGATCAAAATATTAGTTGTGCATTAA
- a CDS encoding PorV/PorQ family protein: MKKIIDLLIMLILLSASSSLFAQGAGTSAVPFLMISPGAKAGSMGESGVALATDATAVFWNPAGLAFQYEDPEEDKIFEASLMHVDWLPQFNFSDLFYDYLAARYYVEDIGMIGGSITFLNLGENVYTDDGGFTLGTFDSKEYAFTLSYATKLEENLGVGVNVKLIRSELAPSKILVENETTNGQATAFALDVGVMWKPGYDIFDNRLTAGLNLSNFGPAITYNDDAQADPLPTNLRIGLAYEAFEDEYNSLIVTYETTRMLVRRTGTSADNFVEATFYSSWIKGSAKSRLNSFTHAIGVEYVYGKLFAIRAGYFNEHQSFGNRKFLTAGFGLEIDMIGIDFGYISANEESPLAGTMRYSVSVKF; the protein is encoded by the coding sequence ATGAAGAAAATAATTGACTTACTGATTATGCTGATACTTTTATCAGCAAGTAGTTCTCTTTTTGCTCAGGGTGCCGGAACATCTGCAGTTCCTTTTCTAATGATCTCACCAGGTGCTAAAGCGGGTTCTATGGGTGAAAGTGGTGTTGCGCTTGCAACAGATGCGACAGCAGTTTTTTGGAATCCTGCAGGTTTGGCATTTCAATATGAAGATCCCGAAGAAGATAAAATCTTCGAAGCATCTCTGATGCATGTGGATTGGCTTCCGCAATTTAATTTTAGTGATTTGTTTTATGATTATCTGGCTGCAAGATACTATGTAGAAGATATTGGAATGATTGGCGGAAGTATAACATTCCTAAATCTTGGAGAGAATGTTTATACAGATGATGGTGGTTTTACGTTGGGTACTTTTGATTCAAAAGAATATGCTTTTACTCTTTCTTATGCTACTAAGCTTGAAGAAAACCTTGGTGTTGGTGTAAATGTAAAACTAATCCGCAGTGAGCTTGCTCCATCAAAAATTTTAGTTGAAAATGAAACAACAAATGGCCAGGCAACAGCATTTGCTTTAGATGTAGGTGTAATGTGGAAACCGGGTTATGACATTTTTGATAACCGTTTAACTGCCGGGTTAAATCTTTCTAATTTTGGACCTGCTATTACATATAATGATGATGCACAAGCCGATCCACTACCTACAAATTTACGGATTGGACTTGCCTATGAAGCTTTTGAAGATGAATACAACAGTTTGATTGTTACATACGAAACAACACGTATGTTGGTAAGAAGAACTGGAACAAGCGCCGACAATTTTGTTGAAGCAACTTTTTATTCCAGCTGGATAAAAGGCAGCGCCAAAAGCCGCTTGAATAGTTTTACACATGCTATTGGTGTTGAATATGTTTATGGGAAACTATTTGCAATCCGTGCAGGATATTTTAACGAACATCAGAGTTTTGGAAACAGGAAATTCTTAACTGCCGGCTTTGGATTAGAGATTGATATGATTGGAATTGATTTTGGTTATATCTCGGCAAATGAAGAAAGCCCTCTCGCCGGAACAATGCGTTATTCTGTTTCAGTAAAATTCTAA
- a CDS encoding acyl-CoA thioesterase gives MIEQTVDILVRYAETDQMQFAHHSNYIVWFEHGRIQLLKKLGFPYSELEKKGYLIPVLEVKAQFLKYAVFDELLKLKTKIPKLPSAKQFFEYEVYNSENELICTGSSVHTFMNKQNKAIRPPKELLKCLRPYFN, from the coding sequence ATGATTGAACAAACAGTTGATATTTTAGTGCGCTATGCAGAAACAGACCAAATGCAATTTGCACATCATTCAAATTACATTGTCTGGTTCGAACATGGCCGAATTCAACTTTTAAAAAAACTTGGCTTTCCTTATTCCGAGCTGGAAAAAAAAGGATATTTAATTCCTGTGCTGGAGGTTAAAGCCCAATTTTTAAAGTACGCTGTTTTTGATGAGTTGCTAAAGTTAAAAACAAAAATCCCGAAGCTCCCTTCAGCAAAACAGTTTTTTGAATATGAAGTTTACAATTCGGAAAATGAATTAATTTGTACCGGAAGTTCAGTTCATACTTTTATGAATAAGCAAAACAAAGCAATCCGGCCACCAAAGGAATTATTAAAGTGTTTGCGGCCATACTTTAATTAA
- a CDS encoding acetyl-CoA carboxylase carboxyltransferase subunit alpha, with amino-acid sequence MANNSAKFTLEFEKPVFELETKIKEMKEYALSSGVDMAEDIERLETKTAQLRKQVYSNLSRWQRVQLARHPQRPYTLDYIGQITDYFEELHGDRYFSDDKALVAGLAKIDKYSVIVLGQQKGRDTKSNLERNFGMSNPEGYRKALRVMQLAAKFGKPIITLIDTPGAYPGLGAEERGQAEAIAKNLLEMSRLPVPVICVIIGEGASGGALGIGIGDRILMMENAWYSVISPEGCAAILWRDSAKAPEAAEAMKVTAPDLVNLEIVDEVIKEPEGGAHTNLEASAKAVKKSIVAHLKELVQIPSEKLIEQRIEKFGKMGAWEE; translated from the coding sequence ATGGCAAATAATTCAGCAAAATTTACTTTAGAATTTGAAAAACCTGTTTTTGAGCTGGAAACAAAGATCAAGGAAATGAAAGAATATGCTCTTTCTTCCGGTGTTGACATGGCTGAAGATATTGAGCGTTTAGAGACAAAAACGGCACAACTGCGTAAGCAGGTTTATTCAAACCTTTCTCGTTGGCAAAGAGTTCAATTAGCACGCCATCCACAACGCCCTTATACTTTGGATTATATCGGCCAAATTACGGATTATTTTGAAGAGCTTCATGGTGACAGATATTTCTCAGATGACAAAGCGCTTGTGGCCGGTCTCGCTAAAATCGATAAATATTCTGTGATTGTTCTTGGTCAACAGAAGGGCCGTGATACAAAAAGTAATCTTGAGCGTAACTTTGGTATGTCTAATCCGGAAGGCTACCGCAAAGCATTGCGAGTTATGCAGTTAGCAGCGAAATTTGGTAAACCAATTATCACTTTGATTGACACACCAGGGGCATATCCCGGTTTAGGTGCTGAGGAACGTGGCCAAGCGGAAGCCATTGCTAAAAACCTACTTGAGATGTCACGATTACCAGTCCCGGTAATTTGTGTAATAATAGGTGAAGGTGCATCGGGCGGTGCTCTTGGAATTGGCATTGGCGATCGTATTTTAATGATGGAAAACGCCTGGTATTCCGTTATCAGTCCAGAAGGATGTGCAGCAATTTTATGGCGTGATTCTGCCAAAGCACCGGAAGCTGCTGAAGCCATGAAAGTAACAGCACCCGATCTTGTAAATTTAGAAATTGTAGATGAAGTTATAAAAGAGCCAGAAGGTGGAGCACATACAAATCTTGAGGCATCTGCTAAAGCGGTTAAAAAATCAATTGTTGCCCATTTAAAAGAGCTGGTTCAAATCCCAAGTGAAAAACTGATCGAACAGCGTATTGAAAAGTTTGGAAAAATGGGCGCCTGGGAAGAATGA
- a CDS encoding polyprenol monophosphomannose synthase — MVDSSKALIIVPTYNESENVKKLVEEIHRYQSDVHILFVDDNSPDGTAALIKEIQQENDKIHILERPGKMGLGSAYLAGFKYGLGKGYDFIFEMDADFSHDPKEIPNFLNAIEEYDLVLGSRYIKGVNVVNWPLYRLLLSYFANVYSRLATGLPVKDATGGFKCFRREVLESIDFSKVKSNGYAFQIELSFKAWKNGFRLKEIPIIFIDRVAGVSKLSKSIMWEAIFLVWKLRFSSLFGKK; from the coding sequence ATGGTTGACTCTTCTAAGGCTCTCATAATAGTTCCTACCTATAATGAAAGTGAAAATGTTAAAAAACTGGTTGAAGAAATTCACAGATATCAGAGCGATGTACATATTCTTTTTGTCGATGATAACTCCCCTGATGGGACTGCAGCGCTTATAAAAGAAATTCAGCAGGAAAATGATAAAATTCATATTCTTGAGCGACCTGGAAAAATGGGATTAGGCAGCGCATATCTTGCAGGATTTAAGTACGGGCTTGGAAAAGGATATGATTTTATTTTTGAGATGGATGCCGATTTCTCACACGATCCCAAGGAAATTCCAAACTTTTTAAACGCAATTGAAGAATATGATCTTGTATTAGGTTCACGATATATAAAAGGTGTAAATGTTGTAAATTGGCCTTTATACAGGTTACTACTAAGCTATTTTGCAAATGTTTACTCGCGTCTGGCAACAGGCTTACCGGTAAAAGATGCTACCGGCGGTTTTAAATGTTTTCGCCGGGAAGTGTTGGAAAGCATTGATTTTAGCAAAGTAAAATCCAATGGATATGCTTTTCAGATTGAGCTAAGTTTCAAAGCCTGGAAAAATGGATTTCGCTTAAAAGAAATACCAATAATTTTTATAGACCGGGTTGCCGGAGTTTCTAAACTTTCAAAATCCATTATGTGGGAGGCTATATTTCTGGTGTGGAAATTACGTTTCAGTAGCCTTTTTGGAAAAAAATAA
- the rfbD gene encoding dTDP-4-dehydrorhamnose reductase, giving the protein MEKIVIFGSNGLLGQSLVNRFHESHQVIAASLKVSNLNEVEGVPYHQVDMINRTEMKDFLSSESPDIIINAAAYTDVDGSEKERELCWNTNVRAVENIIDIANTFNPILVQVSTDYVFDGQQGAYTENDPVNPVGNYARSKMAAENIVTSSSLEHIIARTQVLYGTGNKAKLNFATWVISRLMHKENINVVTDQVGNPTYIDDLSESIFRLLQRNEYGLFHVSGPQVISRYEFAKKIAEVFELDGTLINRISTNDLKQAAPRPMNSSFVIDKLVNRIDWTSGDVVSGLERLKTKLNGKNG; this is encoded by the coding sequence ATGGAAAAAATAGTAATTTTTGGGTCAAATGGATTATTGGGACAAAGCCTGGTTAACCGATTTCATGAAAGCCATCAGGTAATCGCAGCATCGCTTAAGGTTTCTAATCTAAACGAAGTTGAAGGTGTTCCGTATCACCAGGTTGATATGATTAACAGGACGGAAATGAAAGACTTCCTAAGTTCGGAATCCCCTGATATAATCATAAATGCTGCAGCCTATACCGATGTTGATGGAAGTGAAAAAGAGCGTGAACTGTGTTGGAATACAAACGTTCGTGCCGTCGAGAATATTATTGATATTGCAAATACATTCAATCCAATCCTGGTTCAGGTTTCAACCGATTACGTTTTTGATGGACAACAGGGAGCATATACAGAAAATGACCCGGTTAATCCGGTTGGTAATTATGCTCGTAGTAAAATGGCAGCAGAAAATATTGTTACCTCAAGCAGCCTGGAGCATATTATTGCAAGAACCCAGGTTTTATACGGCACAGGAAATAAAGCAAAATTAAATTTTGCCACATGGGTTATAAGCAGGTTAATGCATAAAGAAAACATAAATGTTGTAACAGATCAGGTTGGCAATCCAACATATATTGATGATTTAAGCGAAAGTATTTTTCGCCTGTTACAAAGAAATGAATATGGCTTGTTTCATGTATCTGGTCCACAGGTTATTTCTCGTTATGAGTTTGCAAAAAAAATAGCAGAGGTTTTTGAACTGGATGGTACATTGATTAATCGAATAAGCACAAATGATTTAAAACAAGCAGCACCACGTCCTATGAATTCTTCTTTTGTAATTGATAAACTTGTAAACAGAATTGATTGGACATCTGGTGATGTGGTTTCCGGTCTGGAGCGATTGAAAACTAAACTGAATGGAAAAAATGGTTGA
- the purE gene encoding 5-(carboxyamino)imidazole ribonucleotide mutase — protein MANIAVLLGSKSDLPFVEAAEIYFKYFNLDYEIRISSAHRNPNEVAEFCESAKENGFKVIIAGAGMAAHLAGAVAAHTTLPVLGVPLPGGIMDGMDALLSTVQMPAGVPVATFAVGKAGMRNAVVFAAQLLAVNDETIHQKLIDFKKQGSRL, from the coding sequence ATGGCCAATATTGCCGTGCTGCTTGGAAGTAAAAGTGATTTACCATTTGTTGAAGCAGCAGAAATATATTTTAAATATTTTAATCTGGATTATGAGATACGCATAAGCTCTGCACACCGCAATCCAAACGAAGTGGCCGAGTTTTGTGAAAGTGCCAAAGAAAATGGTTTTAAGGTGATAATCGCTGGTGCAGGTATGGCCGCTCATTTAGCAGGTGCAGTTGCTGCTCACACCACACTGCCGGTTCTGGGCGTTCCGCTTCCTGGTGGTATAATGGATGGAATGGATGCTTTGCTTTCTACTGTGCAAATGCCTGCAGGTGTTCCTGTTGCCACTTTTGCAGTTGGCAAAGCAGGTATGCGAAATGCTGTTGTATTTGCGGCGCAATTATTAGCAGTAAATGATGAAACTATCCATCAAAAATTAATCGATTTTAAAAAACAAGGAAGTCGCCTGTAG
- a CDS encoding DUF4837 family protein, protein MKRIYKSLANSLVAKYDQLFKYSIGLFVVLSGFLLSSCDYKPPSMGLQYEVFVFADSLLWLDIKDDVEETFNAFVNTPRLERSFYLSWRPLTELNNLKRRKNLFFIGTTEPGEVNDYLKQSIPPQFLQDVKDDKSFYFFKDDLFASGQFSLFMLGRDKASFKKNYSELKGALFKQFNAKYFARLKKEMYELEEQKDQEEYLENNFGYGVRVQHDYFVAHQNPDENYVWLRRMDPDRWLSIWRVDGDESIITQDSLITLRNRMTTKYYSGDVVVANETNLEIVSFQDRPTYKMTGTWRNDSLVVGGPFRTYIVENKEENAYYLVDIAVMAPTKNKKPYLDQLEVIASTFNFSKKDNNQN, encoded by the coding sequence TTGAAAAGAATTTATAAATCTTTAGCGAACAGTTTGGTTGCAAAATATGATCAACTATTTAAATACTCGATTGGGCTATTTGTTGTTTTAAGCGGCTTCTTATTATCTTCATGCGATTATAAACCACCATCTATGGGACTTCAATATGAGGTCTTTGTATTTGCAGATTCTTTGTTGTGGCTGGATATCAAAGATGACGTTGAAGAAACATTTAATGCTTTTGTAAATACACCTCGTTTAGAACGCAGCTTTTACTTATCCTGGCGTCCTCTTACAGAACTAAACAATTTAAAGCGTCGTAAGAATTTGTTTTTTATTGGAACAACAGAGCCGGGAGAAGTAAATGATTATTTGAAACAAAGCATTCCACCACAATTTCTGCAGGATGTAAAAGATGATAAAAGTTTTTACTTTTTTAAAGATGATCTTTTTGCATCTGGGCAGTTTAGCCTTTTTATGCTTGGACGGGACAAAGCTTCTTTTAAAAAGAATTACTCTGAATTAAAAGGTGCATTGTTTAAACAATTTAACGCCAAATATTTTGCACGCTTAAAGAAAGAAATGTATGAACTTGAGGAGCAAAAGGATCAGGAAGAATACCTTGAAAATAATTTTGGTTATGGAGTAAGAGTGCAGCATGATTATTTTGTAGCACATCAAAATCCTGATGAAAACTATGTCTGGTTGCGCAGAATGGATCCTGATCGCTGGCTTTCAATTTGGCGTGTTGATGGCGATGAATCAATAATCACGCAAGATTCTTTAATTACATTACGTAACAGAATGACAACTAAATATTACAGTGGTGATGTTGTTGTTGCCAATGAGACAAATCTTGAAATTGTCTCTTTCCAGGATAGACCAACTTATAAAATGACCGGAACATGGCGTAACGATTCGCTTGTTGTTGGCGGTCCTTTTAGAACATACATAGTTGAGAATAAAGAAGAAAACGCATACTACCTGGTGGATATTGCCGTTATGGCCCCAACAAAAAATAAAAAACCATATCTCGATCAATTAGAAGTAATTGCTTCTACATTTAATTTTTCTAAAAAAGATAATAACCAGAATTAA
- a CDS encoding flippase-like domain-containing protein, whose amino-acid sequence MRHFKTIAKAIISIGLFTYLFATADQKQIVHVLGNVYRADGLAYLFLAFFAYFCSIGLMAFRWKIILKHYDLDFSFKKLFGYYLVGLFFNNFLPSSIGGDIIRIYKVVGNSEDRSPGFASVILERILGVASTLFLAIISLYYVSHYFQDDRILYTSAALFSLIVVFFVLITRNRPFEFLLKVFDKFSILNIGEKINKLIEAIHFLKEKKQVFIWVFLLSLLSQVAIVFLNYAVVLALDIDVDLTYLFLVVPVTFIITMLPSINGVGVREYGFVFFLAAVNVSSAAAISLSVMNVLVPMFISIWGGLLFLMQRKNSKIDEVKAIEKNL is encoded by the coding sequence ATGCGACATTTTAAGACAATTGCTAAGGCGATTATCTCGATAGGTTTATTCACATATCTATTTGCAACTGCCGATCAAAAACAGATTGTTCATGTTCTTGGCAACGTTTATCGTGCTGATGGTTTAGCTTATCTTTTTCTGGCTTTTTTTGCATATTTTTGCAGCATTGGATTAATGGCATTTCGCTGGAAAATAATATTAAAGCATTATGACCTGGATTTTAGTTTTAAAAAATTATTTGGCTATTATCTTGTGGGACTTTTCTTTAATAACTTTTTGCCATCGAGCATTGGCGGGGATATTATACGGATTTATAAAGTTGTTGGAAACTCCGAGGACAGAAGCCCGGGCTTTGCAAGCGTAATCCTGGAACGCATTCTTGGCGTCGCATCAACTCTTTTTTTGGCAATAATTTCGCTATACTATGTTTCGCACTATTTTCAAGATGACAGGATTTTATATACTTCCGCCGCTTTGTTTAGCCTGATTGTTGTATTTTTTGTTTTAATTACTCGTAATCGGCCTTTTGAATTTCTGCTGAAAGTTTTTGATAAATTTTCAATTTTGAATATTGGCGAAAAAATTAATAAACTTATCGAAGCCATTCACTTTTTAAAGGAAAAAAAACAGGTCTTTATTTGGGTCTTTTTGCTTTCATTACTTTCTCAGGTTGCCATTGTCTTTTTAAATTATGCTGTTGTTCTTGCCCTGGATATTGATGTTGATTTGACCTATCTGTTCCTGGTTGTTCCAGTAACATTTATTATTACCATGCTGCCATCGATTAATGGGGTTGGTGTACGTGAATATGGTTTTGTGTTTTTTCTTGCGGCTGTAAATGTTTCAAGTGCCGCTGCTATTTCTCTATCCGTGATGAATGTATTGGTTCCAATGTTTATTTCTATTTGGGGCGGGCTGCTTTTTTTAATGCAACGTAAAAATTCTAAAATAGATGAGGTAAAAGCCATTGAAAAGAATTTATAA